From the Budorcas taxicolor isolate Tak-1 chromosome 1, Takin1.1, whole genome shotgun sequence genome, one window contains:
- the BHLHE40 gene encoding class E basic helix-loop-helix protein 40: MERIPSAQPPPTCLPKAPGLEPGDLPGMDFAHMYQVYKSRRGIKRSEDSKETYKLPHRLIEKKRRDRINECIAQLKDLLPEHLKLTTLGHLEKAVVLELTLKHVKALTNLIDQQQQKIIALQSGLQAGDLSGRNVEAGQEMFCSGFQTCAREVLQYLAKHENTRDLKSSQLVTHLHRVVSELLQGGTSRKPSDPAPKAMDFKEKPSSLAKGSEGPGKNCVPVIQRTFAHSSGEQSGSDTDTDSGYGGESEKSELRVEQPYFKSDHGRRFTMGERISAIKQESEEPPMKKSRMQLSDDEGPFTSTDLISSPFLGPHPHQPPFCLPFYLIPPSATAYLPMLEKCWYPTSVPVLYPGLNASAAALSSFMNPDKISAPLLMPQRLPSPLPTHPAIDSSALLQALKQIPPLNLETKD; the protein is encoded by the exons ATGGAGCGGATCCCCAGCGCGCAACCGCCCCCCACTTGCCTGCCCAAAGCGCCGGGACTGGAGCCCGGAGACCTACCAGG GATGGATTTTGCCCATATGTACCAAGTGTACAAGTCGAGGCGGGGAATAAAGCGGAGCGAGGACAGCAAG GAGACCTACAAACTGCCGCACCGGCTCATCGAGAAAAAGAGACGTGACCGGATTAACGAGTGCATCGCCCAGCTGAAGGATCTCCTCCCCGAACATCTCAAACTTACA ACTTTGGGTCACTTGGAAAAAGCAGTGGTTCTTGAACTTACCTTGAAGCATGTGAAAGCATTAACAAACCTAATTGATCAACAACAGCAGAAAATCATTGCCCTGCAGAGCGGTCTGCAAGCTG GTGATCTGTCGGGAAGAAATGTGGAAGCAGGTCAAGAGATGTTCTGCTCAGGTTTCCAGACATGTGCCCGGGAGGTGCTTCAGTACCTGGCCAAGCATGAGAATACTCGGGACCTGAAATCATCACAGCTTGTCACCCACCTCCACCGTGTGGTCTCCGAGCTTCTGCAGGGCGGTACTTCCAGGAAGCCGTCAGACCCAGCCCCCAAAGCAATGGACTTCAAGGAGAAACCCAGCTCCCTGGCCAAAGGCTCCGAAGGCCCAGGCAAAAACTGTGTGCCAGTCATCCAGCGAACTTTCGCCCACTCGAGCGGCGAGCAGAGTGGCAGTGATACGGACACAGACAGCGGCTACGGAGGAGAATCGGAGAAGAGTGAGCTGCGTGTCGAGCAGCCGTACTTCAAAAGCGATCATGGACGCAGATTCACCATGGGAGAAAGGATCAGTGCTATTAAGCAAGAATCCGAAGAACCCCCCATGAAAAAGAGCAGAATGCAGCTCTCTGATGATGAAGGCCCTTTCACTAGCACTGACCTGATCAGCTCCCCGTTCCTGGGCCCACACCCGCACCAGCCTCCCTTCTGCCTGCCCTTCTACCTGATCCCACCGTCAGCAACTGCCTACTTGCCCATGCTGGAGAAGTGCTGGTACCCCACGTCTGTCCCAGTGTTATACCCGGGCCTCAACGCCTCTGCCGCAGCCCTCAGCAGCTTCATGAACCCAGACAAGATCTCGGCCCCCTTGCTTATGCCCCAGAGACTCCCTTCTCCCCTGCCGACCCATCCTGCCATCGACTCTTCTGCCCTGCTCCAAGCTCTGAAGCAGATCCCCCCTTTAAACTTAGAAACCAAAGACTAA